The Pirellulaceae bacterium region ACTGCCAAAAACTCACCGATCGAATCCCAGCGCAAGTGCCCCTCGGCAATGAACTGCTCGACGTGCTTGGGAGCCGAGCCCCCGGCACCGGTTTCGTACAGACTGCCGCCAGCCAGCAGGGGAACGATTGACAGCATCTTGGCGCTGGTACCCAATTCCAAGATGGGGAATAGATCTGTCAGAAAATCGCGGAGCACATTGCCGGTAACTGAAATCGTATCCAAGCCCTCTTTGGCTCGCCAACAGGCATGCTGTGCAGCCGCGGGGGGTGGCAGGATTTGAATATCCAAATCCTGAAGGTCGTATTCGGCCAAATATGCGTCAACTTTAGCGATCAACTGGCGATCATGCGCGCGATTGGAGTCCAACCAAAAGACGGCGGGCAAGCCCGTTACTTTGGCACGCTGCACAGCCAGACGAACCCAATCGCGAATCGCCTCGTCGCTGGTACAACACATGCGCCAAATGTCACCGGCCTCCAATTCGTGTTCCAACAGTGTCCGGCCCTGCTTGTCAACGACGCGCACACGGCCAGCAGTAGGCAGGATAAACGTCTTGTCATGCGACCCGTACTCTTCGGCTTTCTGCGCCATCAGCCCGACATTAGATACATTGCCCATGGTGCGTGGATCGAACGCTCCGTGGGACTTACAAAAGTCGATCACCGCTTGGTAGAACCCAGCGTAGCTGCGATCGGGAATGATCATCTTGGTATCGTGCAGCCGTCCGTCGGCTCCCCACATTTTGCCTCCATCGCGAATGGCTGCAGCCATGGATGCATCAATGATAACGTCGTTTGGCGCATGGAGATTCGTAATGCCCTGATCAGAATTGACCATGGCTAGCGCAGGTCCACTGGCAAACTGCGCGGCAATATCAGCACGGATCTCGGCCTGCTGTGGTGCTGGAAGAGTTTGCAGGCGATCGGCTAGTGTCGCCAGGCCTTGGTTGGCGTCAACGCCCAGCTCAGCGAACGTGGTTGCATGCTTCTCAAATACAGGGGCCATGAAAACCGAAACCGCGTGACCAAACATGACGGGATCCGAGACCTTCATCATGGTGGCCTTCAGGTGCAACGAAACCAATTGCCCCTGGCGACGAGCGGCCTCATACTGCTCGGCATAAAACGCTCGCAAACATTTCAGTGACAAGAAGCTACCATCAACCACATCACCAGCCTGGACTTGAATGCCTGACTTCAGTATTTGCTGTGTTCCATCCTGAGTTATCAAGACAACTCGCAGGCTTTCGTCGGCCTCGATTGTGCAGGACGTTTCACTGCCATAAAAATCGCCGTGTGACATGGATGCCACATGTGTCGCCGAATCGCTGCGCCAAACCCCCATCTTGTGCGGATGCTGGCGCGCGTACTCTTTGACCGGAGCAGCTACGCGCCGGTCTGAATTGCCTTCGCGAATCACCGGGTTGACAGCACTGCCCTGTATTCGACTATAGCG contains the following coding sequences:
- a CDS encoding NADP-dependent isocitrate dehydrogenase, producing MPKKIVYTFTDEAPALATRSLLPILRVFTQPVNIELVERDISLACRILANFADFLAVDQRQPDWLKELGELVKSPDANIIKLPNISASLPQLKEAIAELQSQGYAIPGYPESPDDDRQREIQMRYSRIQGSAVNPVIREGNSDRRVAAPVKEYARQHPHKMGVWRSDSATHVASMSHGDFYGSETSCTIEADESLRVVLITQDGTQQILKSGIQVQAGDVVDGSFLSLKCLRAFYAEQYEAARRQGQLVSLHLKATMMKVSDPVMFGHAVSVFMAPVFEKHATTFAELGVDANQGLATLADRLQTLPAPQQAEIRADIAAQFASGPALAMVNSDQGITNLHAPNDVIIDASMAAAIRDGGKMWGADGRLHDTKMIIPDRSYAGFYQAVIDFCKSHGAFDPRTMGNVSNVGLMAQKAEEYGSHDKTFILPTAGRVRVVDKQGRTLLEHELEAGDIWRMCCTSDEAIRDWVRLAVQRAKVTGLPAVFWLDSNRAHDRQLIAKVDAYLAEYDLQDLDIQILPPPAAAQHACWRAKEGLDTISVTGNVLRDFLTDLFPILELGTSAKMLSIVPLLAGGSLYETGAGGSAPKHVEQFIAEGHLRWDSIGEFLAVGASLEDLGQQSGELEIQVLGETLNQAIGAILDYEKSPQRSVRQLDTRGSHFYLALYWAQALAKQDSAPRLQEMFAPLAQQLANHEKRIIEEIDATQGEAIDLGGYYHTCVEKATCAMRPSATFNRILDQTYQSLRASDRQSAGRGSH